A region from the Cryptosporangium arvum DSM 44712 genome encodes:
- a CDS encoding DUF4142 domain-containing protein, whose translation MQRRIGLATLLSAVLIVLALPGSALAAPVAGVNAQDQSFLRGAHQAHLAAVAAARIGLRKGNQETRDLANQWLTDHSRLDNQLRPVAKKLGVDLPARPDATQQAMLNRYEQTSGPAFDGLWVSTQRQAQASLRRQVEAELTGGQNEEVQTLARQTSPVVAKHAEALDDNAPAVGAAPGQVDAGRGISPGNRPVIAGTLAAVGVAFLLGSAWSWRRRSILRQSGQP comes from the coding sequence ATGCAGCGAAGGATCGGCTTAGCGACGTTGCTCTCCGCGGTGTTGATCGTGCTCGCGTTACCGGGTAGCGCGCTCGCCGCCCCGGTCGCCGGGGTCAACGCACAGGACCAGTCTTTCCTCCGCGGTGCCCACCAGGCCCACCTCGCCGCCGTCGCCGCGGCCCGTATCGGCCTGCGCAAGGGCAACCAGGAGACGCGCGACCTGGCCAACCAGTGGCTCACCGACCACTCCCGCCTCGACAACCAGCTGCGGCCGGTGGCCAAGAAGCTCGGCGTCGACCTGCCGGCCCGCCCCGACGCCACGCAGCAGGCGATGCTCAACCGGTACGAGCAGACCAGCGGCCCCGCGTTCGACGGCCTCTGGGTGTCCACGCAGCGGCAGGCCCAGGCGTCACTGCGCCGCCAGGTCGAAGCCGAGCTGACCGGCGGCCAGAACGAAGAGGTGCAGACGCTGGCCCGGCAGACGTCACCGGTGGTGGCCAAGCACGCGGAAGCGCTCGACGACAACGCACCCGCGGTGGGTGCCGCGCCGGGTCAGGTCGATGCCGGACGGGGTATCTCCCCGGGGAACCGCCCGGTCATCGCCGGTACGCTCGCTGCGGTCGGCGTCGCCTTCCTGCTCGGATCCGCCTGGTCGTGGCGTCGTCGGAGCATCCTTCGCCAGAGTGGACAGCCCTAG
- a CDS encoding class F sortase: MSEPRRFLLPNRRKFSLPAPDRSSRWPAYAGLATGIVCLAAAAIYALLPPPAPDLPSEVGVVPGESAQAAPKSPSPGRPSTSPRSVGPPSPSTAKPTGKLTVPPDPAVARPRRLKIPVLDVDAVVDSEIVNTVGGLSLPDDPRRVGWWSAGAGPGSTFGSVILAGHVDDRDLGRGALYDIGKLSVGDLIWVDSTAGRRAYRVAARRVYQKAKLPGDVFAQGVPERLVLVTCTSPYDRKTQSYEANVVVYASPATG, from the coding sequence ATGAGCGAGCCCCGGCGGTTCCTGTTACCAAACCGTCGGAAATTCAGCCTTCCCGCTCCCGACCGATCGAGCCGCTGGCCCGCCTACGCCGGTCTGGCGACCGGCATCGTGTGCCTCGCCGCCGCCGCGATCTACGCGTTGCTGCCGCCGCCGGCCCCGGACCTGCCGAGCGAGGTGGGGGTGGTGCCGGGTGAGTCCGCCCAGGCCGCCCCGAAGAGCCCCAGCCCGGGAAGGCCGAGCACGAGCCCGCGCAGCGTCGGTCCGCCGAGTCCCTCGACGGCCAAGCCGACCGGGAAGCTCACGGTGCCGCCAGACCCCGCGGTCGCCCGGCCCCGTCGCCTGAAGATCCCGGTGCTCGACGTCGACGCGGTCGTCGACTCGGAGATCGTCAACACGGTCGGTGGCCTGAGCCTGCCCGACGACCCCCGTCGCGTCGGCTGGTGGTCGGCCGGCGCCGGCCCGGGCTCGACGTTCGGGTCGGTGATCCTCGCGGGCCACGTCGACGACCGCGACCTGGGACGCGGAGCCCTCTACGACATCGGGAAGCTCTCGGTCGGCGATCTGATCTGGGTGGACAGCACCGCCGGGCGGCGCGCGTATCGCGTGGCCGCCCGGCGGGTCTACCAAAAGGCGAAACTCCCCGGCGACGTGTTCGCTCAGGGAGTTCCGGAACGCCTCGTGCTCGTCACCTGCACCAGCCCGTACGACCGGAAGACCCAGTCGTACGAGGCCAATGTCGTGGTGTACGCGTCACCCGCAACGGGGTGA
- a CDS encoding DUF1206 domain-containing protein — protein MTAPSVSGASNTARRAARSDWITKIGRVGLVAYGVVNLLIAFLAIQVATGDSGEEANKNGALSQVAEKPFGQAVLWIVTIGLVALTIWQIAEAVWGHANAGDKRLKKRLTSALEAAIFGFLAFTAAKFAMGNPQHGSKTQSFTGKLLEAPFGRGLVIIVGLAIVVGSAFVVWHGWKKKFREDLDLSHADAKSRKAAERTGQIGYMAVGVAYAVVGGLVIAAAVSFDKEKASGLDGAMKTIADQPFGSILLWLVALGFICYGVYCFFDARYRKS, from the coding sequence ATGACTGCCCCCTCGGTGAGCGGAGCAAGTAACACCGCACGCCGCGCCGCCCGTAGCGACTGGATCACCAAGATCGGTCGTGTCGGGCTGGTTGCGTACGGGGTGGTGAACCTGCTGATCGCGTTCCTGGCGATCCAGGTCGCGACCGGTGACAGTGGCGAGGAGGCCAACAAGAACGGCGCTCTCTCGCAGGTCGCGGAGAAGCCGTTCGGTCAGGCGGTGCTGTGGATCGTCACGATCGGCCTGGTCGCGCTGACGATCTGGCAGATCGCGGAGGCGGTCTGGGGCCACGCGAACGCCGGTGACAAGCGGCTGAAGAAGCGCCTCACGAGCGCCCTCGAGGCGGCGATCTTCGGCTTCCTGGCGTTCACCGCGGCCAAGTTCGCGATGGGCAACCCGCAGCACGGCAGCAAGACCCAGTCGTTCACCGGCAAACTGCTCGAAGCCCCGTTCGGGCGTGGCCTCGTCATCATCGTCGGGCTGGCGATCGTCGTCGGCTCCGCGTTCGTGGTGTGGCACGGCTGGAAGAAGAAGTTCCGCGAGGACCTGGACCTCTCGCACGCCGACGCGAAGTCGCGGAAGGCCGCCGAGCGCACCGGGCAGATCGGTTACATGGCGGTCGGCGTCGCCTACGCGGTCGTCGGTGGCCTGGTGATCGCCGCGGCGGTCAGCTTCGACAAGGAGAAGGCTTCCGGCCTGGACGGTGCGATGAAGACGATCGCCGACCAGCCGTTCGGCAGCATCCTGCTCTGGCTCGTCGCGCTCGGCTTCATCTGCTACGGCGTCTACTGCTTCTTCGACGCGCGGTACCGCAAGTCCTGA
- a CDS encoding hemolysin family protein: MDVALVFLTFALLLGNAFFVGAEFALVTTRRDQLEPRAARGSRAAKTALYGVEHLSLMLAGAQLGISLCSLGLGAAGEPAIAHLIEAPLELVHVPEGMLHPIAFVIALSIVSYLHLVLGELVPKNISLAGPVRAALLLGPPMVTWCRLTRPIVVSLNATANGVLKLFGITPRDELDTVYNTEDLTELVAESRAEGFLDADAEQRLTRALSTEARTAADVALGDDRLRVVPEGATVREVEQLVASSGYSRFPVRGPDGFTGYVHAKDLLEARPDELDRPLPDRLMRTMPEIDDDAPLADAVEALRRDGAHLGLVNGTAVVALEDLLEELVGQLNETPPISDAGLTQASSGD; this comes from the coding sequence GTGGACGTTGCTCTCGTCTTCCTGACGTTCGCCCTGCTGCTGGGCAACGCGTTCTTCGTCGGGGCCGAGTTCGCGCTCGTGACCACGCGACGCGACCAGCTCGAACCGCGGGCGGCGCGCGGCTCCCGTGCGGCCAAGACCGCGCTCTACGGCGTGGAACACCTCTCGCTGATGCTCGCCGGTGCGCAGCTGGGCATCTCGCTCTGTTCGCTGGGGCTCGGCGCGGCCGGCGAACCGGCGATCGCGCACCTGATCGAGGCGCCGCTGGAGCTGGTGCACGTGCCCGAGGGCATGCTGCACCCGATCGCGTTCGTGATCGCGCTGTCGATCGTGTCGTACCTGCACCTGGTGCTGGGCGAACTGGTGCCGAAGAACATCTCGCTGGCCGGTCCGGTGCGGGCGGCGCTCCTGCTCGGGCCGCCGATGGTGACCTGGTGCCGGCTCACCCGCCCGATCGTCGTCAGCCTGAACGCGACGGCGAACGGCGTCCTCAAGTTGTTCGGGATCACGCCCCGGGACGAATTGGACACCGTGTACAACACCGAGGACCTGACCGAGCTGGTCGCCGAGTCGCGGGCCGAGGGTTTCCTGGACGCCGACGCCGAGCAGCGGTTGACCAGGGCGTTGTCGACCGAGGCACGCACCGCGGCCGACGTGGCGCTGGGCGACGACCGGCTCCGGGTGGTGCCCGAGGGCGCGACCGTGCGCGAGGTGGAACAGCTGGTGGCCTCGTCGGGCTATTCGCGGTTCCCGGTGCGGGGGCCGGACGGCTTCACCGGCTACGTCCACGCCAAGGACCTGTTGGAGGCCCGGCCGGACGAGCTCGACCGGCCGCTACCGGACCGGCTGATGCGGACGATGCCCGAGATCGACGACGACGCGCCCCTCGCCGACGCGGTCGAGGCCCTGCGTCGCGACGGCGCGCACCTCGGCCTGGTCAACGGAACCGCCGTCGTCGCGCTGGAGGATCTGCTCGAAGAGCTGGTGGGCCAGCTGAACGAAACGCCGCCGATCTCAGATGCTGGTTTGACGCAAGCATCCAGTGGCGACTGA
- a CDS encoding hemolysin family protein gives MTALALVAVLVFLVANAVFVAAEFSLTSLDRPRVQRLADGGSERDKRVLAALRTLSFQLSGSQLGITVSSLILGYLAEPAIGTLIDPALEAAGVPEGMAGSASYVVALILATAVQTVFGELVPKNAAVSEPLRTAHLVAPIQRAFSSACRPLILVLNGSANWVIRRLGIEPQDELGAGRSRAELSGLIRASAEQGALAEGTARLVRRSLVFDDRTVADVLTPRTRVKALSAHSTVADLARASRKTGFSRFPVFEHQLDNLLGVVHVKAVFRFPDEERERTSIREVIEPFGVLPETLELDEALGQLRREPLQAAAVIDEYGGLAGVVTLEDLIEELVGEVRDEHDRPPEPDIVKLGDDHWRVSGLLRDDAAAARICFNVPSGPYETLAGLFLDRAGKVPGVGDTVTVEDAIDPAEWELIVDEMDAHRIAAIRLRRTETEPREDD, from the coding sequence GTGACGGCGCTCGCACTCGTCGCAGTCCTCGTCTTCCTGGTCGCGAACGCCGTGTTCGTCGCCGCCGAGTTTTCCCTCACCAGCCTCGACCGTCCCCGCGTCCAGCGTCTCGCCGACGGCGGGAGCGAGCGCGACAAGAGGGTTCTCGCCGCGCTCCGGACGCTCTCGTTCCAGCTGTCCGGTTCGCAGCTGGGCATCACCGTGTCGTCGCTGATCCTCGGCTACCTGGCCGAACCCGCGATCGGCACGCTCATCGACCCGGCGCTCGAGGCCGCCGGCGTGCCCGAGGGCATGGCGGGCAGCGCGTCCTACGTGGTCGCGTTGATCCTGGCGACCGCCGTGCAGACGGTGTTCGGCGAGCTGGTGCCCAAGAACGCCGCGGTCTCCGAGCCGCTGCGCACCGCGCACCTCGTCGCGCCGATCCAGCGGGCGTTCAGCTCGGCCTGCAGGCCGCTGATCCTGGTGCTGAACGGCTCGGCGAACTGGGTGATCCGGCGCCTGGGCATCGAACCGCAGGACGAGTTGGGTGCCGGGCGCTCCCGGGCCGAGCTGAGCGGGCTCATCCGGGCGTCGGCCGAGCAGGGCGCGCTGGCCGAGGGCACGGCCCGGCTGGTCCGCCGTTCGCTCGTGTTCGACGACCGCACGGTGGCCGACGTGCTCACCCCCCGAACCCGGGTGAAGGCCCTCTCGGCGCACAGCACGGTCGCCGACCTGGCCCGCGCATCACGCAAGACCGGCTTCTCCCGGTTCCCGGTCTTCGAGCACCAGCTCGACAACCTGCTCGGCGTCGTCCACGTGAAAGCAGTTTTCCGCTTTCCGGACGAGGAACGGGAGCGCACGTCGATCCGGGAGGTGATCGAGCCGTTCGGCGTGCTGCCGGAGACGCTCGAGCTGGACGAGGCGCTCGGCCAGCTGCGTCGCGAGCCGCTGCAGGCGGCCGCGGTGATCGACGAGTACGGCGGCCTGGCCGGCGTGGTGACGCTCGAAGACCTGATCGAAGAGCTCGTGGGGGAGGTGCGCGACGAGCACGACCGGCCACCGGAGCCCGACATCGTGAAGCTCGGCGACGACCACTGGCGGGTCTCCGGGCTGCTCCGCGACGACGCCGCGGCCGCCCGGATCTGCTTCAACGTCCCTTCCGGGCCCTACGAGACGCTGGCCGGGCTCTTCCTTGACCGAGCGGGCAAGGTGCCCGGGGTCGGCGACACGGTGACGGTGGAGGACGCGATCGACCCCGCCGAGTGGGAACTGATCGTCGACGAGATGGACGCCCACCGGATCGCGGCGATCCGCCTGCGCCGGACCGAGACCGAACCGCGAGAGGACGACTGA
- a CDS encoding DUF4253 domain-containing protein — translation MAAVSSFSDRGGNPQDVFVRLGVALPGLDLLFRTGTGVPVWAYPAEAGEGFDHWLRLRRLHERTGLYPFLVGPGDETADLAYMAENDSDPTAVERGLAMDAARRLAELADAQNTMSIDEVFLNPDLDAQPSPEPEFVWDKQETLVGLIPARAGYEVPGLLSWQGAVNCDIDGADHVAILKRWHDLHGAQLVTLSFDMLELLVPTPPMDPREAATTAVEQYAYCPDAVDQGVGSLAALAAGQVRSPSWYFWWD, via the coding sequence GTGGCCGCTGTCAGTTCGTTCTCCGATCGAGGGGGCAACCCGCAGGACGTGTTCGTCCGGCTCGGCGTCGCGCTGCCCGGACTCGACCTCCTTTTCCGCACGGGCACCGGTGTACCGGTCTGGGCGTACCCCGCCGAAGCCGGCGAGGGCTTCGACCACTGGCTGCGGTTACGGCGGCTGCACGAGCGCACGGGCCTCTACCCGTTCCTGGTCGGCCCCGGCGACGAGACCGCTGATCTGGCCTACATGGCCGAGAACGACAGCGACCCCACCGCCGTCGAACGAGGCCTGGCGATGGACGCCGCGCGCCGTCTCGCCGAGCTGGCCGACGCCCAGAACACGATGTCGATCGACGAAGTCTTCCTGAACCCCGATCTCGACGCCCAGCCCAGCCCCGAGCCGGAGTTCGTGTGGGACAAGCAGGAGACGCTCGTCGGGCTCATCCCGGCCCGGGCCGGTTACGAGGTGCCGGGCCTGCTCTCCTGGCAGGGCGCGGTGAACTGCGACATCGACGGCGCGGACCACGTCGCGATCCTCAAGCGCTGGCACGACCTGCACGGCGCTCAGCTCGTCACGCTCTCGTTCGACATGCTGGAACTGCTGGTGCCGACGCCCCCGATGGACCCCCGCGAGGCGGCGACGACCGCGGTCGAGCAGTACGCGTACTGCCCCGACGCCGTCGACCAGGGCGTCGGCTCACTGGCCGCCCTGGCCGCCGGCCAGGTACGCAGCCCGAGCTGGTACTTCTGGTGGGACTAG
- a CDS encoding TetR/AcrR family transcriptional regulator C-terminal domain-containing protein has product MDRQTVVAEALDLLDEVGLDGMSTRLLARRLGIQQPSLYFHFRRKEDLLAAMAEAAMAPHATARLPRPADDWREWFLDNMRSFRRTLLRRRDGARLHAGGLPGPADRDRIAHKMTFLTNAGVPELDAQMAMLAAGRFTVGCVLEEQADVAGEPDPDADFPLIDHESAFEAGLSLILDGLVARTPKTGGRLRP; this is encoded by the coding sequence GTGGACCGGCAGACGGTCGTCGCCGAAGCGCTCGATCTACTCGACGAGGTCGGGCTGGACGGCATGAGCACACGCTTGCTGGCCCGGCGGCTGGGCATCCAGCAGCCGTCGCTCTACTTCCATTTCCGCAGGAAGGAGGACTTGCTGGCGGCCATGGCCGAGGCGGCGATGGCGCCGCACGCGACCGCGCGGCTCCCCCGGCCCGCCGACGACTGGCGGGAGTGGTTCCTGGACAACATGCGCAGCTTCCGCCGAACGCTCCTGCGTCGCCGCGACGGAGCCCGCCTGCACGCCGGAGGACTGCCCGGCCCCGCCGACCGCGACCGGATCGCGCACAAGATGACGTTCCTCACGAACGCCGGCGTACCGGAGCTCGACGCGCAGATGGCGATGCTCGCCGCCGGTCGCTTCACGGTCGGCTGCGTCCTCGAAGAACAGGCCGACGTCGCCGGCGAGCCGGACCCCGACGCCGACTTCCCCCTCATCGACCACGAGTCCGCCTTCGAGGCGGGGCTGAGCCTCATCCTCGACGGCCTGGTCGCCCGGACGCCGAAGACCGGCGGGCGCCTACGCCCCTAG
- a CDS encoding FAD-dependent monooxygenase, whose protein sequence is MTKLRVLIAGAGVTGEALAFWLSRGGHHVVVAERSPELRAYGAQVDLRGQGIDAAKAMGLLDRIAEHLVDEPGVAFVDRNGRTRGTIMANTSGTGRQTLTSEYEIMRGDLVQLLHDANGEGVDYRFGVGVDGFDQDERGVTARFSDGSAEDFDLLVGADGQGSRLRRAVVPDDRDPYRHIGIHMAYWFVPRIASDGRIRDTYLAPRGRQIMRRSHNATETQAYFVQRDSSPDFSAIHRRPTADQQAFWADRFRDAGWQAQRFIDGMPDSPFFYSQEVVQVRIDRWSRGRVVLAGDAAHCASPYSGMGISGGLVGAYVLAGQLNRRADDLPTALANYETELRPFVDEIQGTVNPRILNLAMPAKQVGIDLLLGVTGLATALRIPELVARFATEDRGGGWRLPPSPVPPRG, encoded by the coding sequence ATGACGAAGCTGCGTGTGCTCATCGCCGGAGCCGGGGTGACCGGGGAAGCGCTGGCGTTCTGGCTGTCGAGAGGCGGCCACCACGTCGTCGTCGCGGAGCGCTCCCCCGAGCTGCGCGCTTACGGCGCCCAGGTGGATCTGCGAGGCCAGGGAATCGACGCGGCGAAGGCCATGGGGCTGCTGGACCGCATCGCGGAGCACCTCGTCGACGAACCGGGGGTGGCGTTCGTCGACCGGAACGGCCGGACGCGGGGCACGATCATGGCGAACACGTCCGGCACCGGGCGGCAGACGCTGACCTCGGAGTACGAGATCATGCGCGGCGATCTCGTCCAGCTGCTGCACGACGCGAACGGCGAGGGCGTCGACTACCGCTTCGGCGTGGGCGTCGACGGCTTCGACCAGGACGAGCGCGGAGTGACCGCGCGCTTCTCCGACGGCTCGGCCGAGGACTTCGACCTGCTCGTCGGCGCCGACGGGCAAGGGTCACGCCTGCGTCGCGCCGTGGTCCCCGACGATCGCGACCCGTACCGGCACATCGGGATCCACATGGCGTACTGGTTCGTCCCGCGCATCGCCTCCGACGGACGCATCCGGGACACCTACCTCGCCCCGCGGGGTCGTCAGATCATGCGTCGCAGCCACAACGCGACCGAGACCCAGGCGTACTTCGTCCAGCGCGACAGCTCCCCGGACTTCTCGGCGATCCACCGTCGCCCCACCGCCGACCAGCAGGCGTTCTGGGCCGACCGCTTCCGCGACGCCGGCTGGCAGGCCCAGCGTTTCATCGACGGCATGCCGGACAGCCCGTTCTTCTACTCCCAGGAGGTCGTGCAGGTCCGGATCGACCGCTGGTCCCGGGGCCGGGTGGTGCTCGCCGGTGACGCCGCGCACTGCGCGTCGCCCTACAGCGGCATGGGCATCTCCGGTGGCCTCGTCGGCGCCTACGTCCTGGCCGGACAGCTCAACCGTCGCGCCGACGACCTGCCGACGGCGCTGGCGAACTACGAGACCGAGCTGCGGCCGTTCGTCGACGAGATCCAGGGCACCGTGAACCCGAGGATCCTGAACCTGGCCATGCCGGCGAAGCAGGTCGGGATCGACCTCTTGCTCGGCGTGACCGGCCTGGCCACGGCGCTGCGCATCCCGGAGCTGGTGGCACGCTTCGCCACCGAGGACCGGGGCGGCGGCTGGCGGCTGCCGCCGAGCCCGGTGCCGCCGCGAGGATGA
- the ggh gene encoding glucosylglycerate hydrolase: protein MTAGPSALPALLPVRNRRGCGVADLAMEAADVLRSNDIGTMVTAAPALYPHMWSWDAAFISIGLAHLGIERAGQEIRTLLAAQWADGMIPHIVYGDRGGYFPGPGRWGTAELSASAPNAPLTSGICQPPVHSIAVGRILEVARRGSDEDRAAGEKLVLDSWDSLYRWHAWLARYRDPEGTGLVAVVHGWESGMDNSPRWDQPYSAVVPGSDLPPYVRLDRELVRDGAERPTDLEYDRYLWLIEEMRRVSYDPVKVYETCSFLVADVLVSAIFAVASDVLADLGAEFGMPAAQVADLRGWAARSRAAVAASCSPETGLARDFDRRTGRWIDVETLAGFAPLICGGLDADAEAALIATLHGPRWAGHPDLVAKVPPTVSPDSAGFKSREYWRGPQWPVVSWLFGWAHARHGHAAEARTLRAETLKLVGDGAFSEYYEPLTGEALGSRRQSWTAAVILDWLDQ, encoded by the coding sequence ATGACCGCCGGGCCTTCTGCCCTGCCTGCCCTGTTGCCTGTCCGGAACCGTCGCGGCTGCGGAGTCGCCGACCTGGCGATGGAAGCAGCCGACGTGCTGCGCAGCAACGACATCGGCACGATGGTGACCGCCGCGCCGGCGCTCTACCCGCACATGTGGAGCTGGGACGCCGCGTTCATCTCGATCGGCCTGGCGCACCTGGGCATCGAGCGCGCGGGGCAGGAGATCCGCACGCTCCTGGCCGCGCAGTGGGCCGACGGCATGATCCCGCACATCGTCTACGGCGACCGTGGTGGCTACTTCCCGGGCCCCGGGCGCTGGGGCACCGCGGAACTGTCCGCGTCCGCGCCGAACGCGCCGCTGACGTCGGGCATCTGCCAGCCGCCCGTGCACTCGATCGCGGTCGGCCGCATTCTCGAGGTGGCCCGCCGGGGCTCCGACGAGGACCGGGCGGCCGGGGAGAAGCTGGTCCTCGACTCCTGGGACTCGCTCTACCGCTGGCACGCCTGGCTGGCGCGCTACCGCGACCCGGAGGGCACCGGCCTCGTCGCGGTCGTGCACGGCTGGGAGTCCGGCATGGACAACTCGCCGCGCTGGGACCAGCCGTACTCGGCCGTCGTCCCCGGCTCCGACCTGCCGCCGTACGTCCGGCTCGACCGCGAGCTGGTGCGCGACGGCGCCGAGCGGCCCACCGACCTGGAGTACGACCGTTATCTTTGGCTGATCGAGGAGATGCGCCGCGTCTCCTACGACCCGGTGAAGGTGTACGAGACGTGCAGCTTCCTGGTCGCCGACGTACTCGTCAGTGCGATCTTCGCGGTGGCCTCGGACGTGCTCGCCGACCTGGGCGCCGAGTTCGGGATGCCTGCGGCCCAGGTCGCCGACCTGCGCGGCTGGGCGGCCCGGTCGCGTGCCGCCGTCGCCGCGTCGTGCTCGCCGGAGACCGGACTCGCCCGGGACTTCGACCGGCGCACCGGGCGCTGGATCGACGTCGAGACCCTCGCCGGTTTCGCGCCGTTGATCTGTGGCGGTCTCGATGCCGACGCCGAGGCCGCGCTGATCGCGACGCTGCACGGGCCGCGCTGGGCCGGGCACCCGGACCTGGTCGCGAAGGTGCCGCCGACGGTGTCGCCGGACTCCGCGGGCTTCAAGTCGCGTGAGTACTGGCGTGGCCCCCAGTGGCCGGTGGTGTCTTGGTTGTTCGGGTGGGCGCATGCCCGCCACGGCCACGCCGCCGAGGCGCGGACCCTGCGGGCCGAGACGCTCAAACTCGTCGGCGACGGCGCGTTCTCCGAGTACTACGAGCCGCTGACCGGCGAGGCGCTGGGCAGCCGCCGCCAGTCCTGGACCGCCGCGGTCATCCTCGACTGGCTGGACCAGTAA
- a CDS encoding phosphotransferase family protein, whose product MEIPATGPGSRSRPRPTWSELPGAVRSGIEHVLGAPVAEAVSVPLGLTPGLASRVRLADGRRAFLKAAGVHRGPSDVEKLRREARVLDALGPDTPAPRLLGFYDDGRWAALACTDVDGRPPVLPWTADELERVLEALTTCAAATTPAPLGEPRFVTDWAADLTGWRHLASNPAAAEAARAAFPDHDFDLERFARLEAGWSVRADGDTLLHGDLRADNILLTEERVWFVDWPSACVGAPWLDLVFLLPGVAASAPAFDVAEIVRTHPLTRDVAPATITATVAALAGFLVTVGLEPAPWYAPEVRAFQLAEARAALRWLDGLI is encoded by the coding sequence GTGGAAATCCCCGCGACCGGTCCCGGCAGCCGGAGCCGTCCCCGTCCGACCTGGTCGGAGCTGCCGGGAGCGGTGCGGTCGGGGATCGAGCACGTGCTCGGGGCCCCGGTCGCCGAGGCGGTGAGTGTTCCGCTCGGGCTCACCCCGGGCCTGGCGTCGCGGGTGCGCCTCGCCGACGGACGGCGGGCCTTCCTGAAGGCCGCCGGTGTGCACCGCGGCCCGTCCGACGTCGAGAAACTCCGCCGCGAAGCGCGGGTGCTGGACGCGCTCGGGCCGGACACGCCGGCGCCGCGCCTGCTCGGGTTCTACGACGACGGGCGCTGGGCCGCGCTGGCCTGCACCGACGTCGACGGTCGACCGCCGGTGCTGCCCTGGACCGCCGACGAGCTGGAGCGGGTCCTCGAGGCGCTGACCACGTGCGCGGCGGCGACCACACCGGCCCCGCTGGGCGAACCGCGGTTCGTCACCGACTGGGCCGCCGACCTGACCGGCTGGCGCCACCTCGCGAGCAACCCGGCCGCGGCCGAGGCCGCACGGGCGGCGTTCCCCGACCACGACTTCGACCTCGAGCGGTTCGCCCGTCTGGAGGCCGGCTGGTCGGTGCGTGCCGACGGCGACACGCTGCTCCACGGCGACCTGCGTGCCGACAACATCCTGCTCACCGAGGAGCGGGTGTGGTTCGTCGACTGGCCGTCCGCGTGCGTCGGGGCGCCCTGGCTGGATCTGGTGTTCCTGCTCCCGGGCGTCGCCGCGAGCGCGCCCGCGTTCGACGTCGCGGAGATCGTCCGTACCCATCCGCTGACCCGGGACGTCGCCCCGGCGACGATCACCGCGACGGTGGCGGCGCTGGCCGGGTTCCTGGTGACGGTGGGGTTGGAACCGGCGCCGTGGTACGCCCCCGAGGTGCGGGCGTTCCAGCTCGCCGAGGCGCGTGCGGCGCTTCGGTGGCTGGACGGGTTGATTTAG
- a CDS encoding pentapeptide repeat-containing protein, whose product MPPTGTAPRPPQLDLDLLEPADGPIDDEIDLYRNHLTGSYVGVAGRGEIATVYADGADFTGTKFEPLDVSDVRIERSDLAGARWEGVSARRLEIADSRLVGWRLIATFAEDLLVTGSRWDNGGLYVRRAKGSIVFRDCTFAGTTLRGDLSGFVFDNCDLAGAEFGADAARKCDLRSSRLEGARGLTTLRGALITSEQAIGLADVLAAELGFTIS is encoded by the coding sequence GTGCCTCCGACCGGGACCGCCCCCCGCCCACCCCAGCTGGATCTCGACCTCCTGGAACCCGCCGACGGGCCGATCGACGACGAGATCGACCTCTACCGCAACCACCTGACGGGCTCGTACGTCGGCGTGGCCGGGCGCGGCGAGATCGCCACCGTCTACGCCGACGGCGCCGACTTCACCGGCACCAAGTTCGAGCCGCTCGACGTGAGCGACGTGCGTATCGAGCGGTCGGACCTGGCCGGCGCCCGCTGGGAGGGAGTGTCGGCGCGGCGGCTGGAGATCGCCGACTCGCGGCTGGTCGGCTGGCGGCTGATCGCGACGTTCGCCGAGGACCTGCTGGTCACCGGCTCCCGCTGGGACAACGGCGGGTTGTACGTCCGCAGGGCCAAGGGCTCGATCGTGTTCCGCGACTGCACGTTCGCCGGCACGACGCTGCGCGGTGACCTCTCCGGGTTCGTGTTCGACAACTGCGACCTGGCCGGCGCGGAATTCGGCGCGGACGCGGCCCGCAAGTGCGACCTGCGGAGCTCGCGCCTGGAGGGCGCCCGCGGCCTCACCACGCTGCGCGGCGCGCTCATCACGTCCGAGCAGGCCATCGGCCTGGCCGACGTCCTGGCCGCGGAGCTGGGCTTCACGATCTCGTAG